The following are encoded in a window of Vigna unguiculata cultivar IT97K-499-35 chromosome 8, ASM411807v1, whole genome shotgun sequence genomic DNA:
- the LOC114194495 gene encoding probable serine/threonine-protein kinase PIX13 yields the protein MVHYFCFCCTHTCPFHPIGSAKANFNYWTQKSEDQEAAPRSGLHRSKEPQNCSFGTVSMGNCWGSQPHSEVTPTTTGNLSTATPATSQTISGSYTTTTTTTTTTSGSGNSSVNSKFSVSSDDQPYPTGQILPTSNLRIFSFADLKAATRNFRADTVLGEGGFGKVFKGWLEEKGASKGGSGTVIAVKKLNSESLQGIEEWRSEVNFLGRLSHPNLVKLLGYCLEETELLLVYEFMQKGSLENHLFGRGSAVQPLPWDIRLKIAIGAARGLAFLHTSEKVIYRDFKASNILLDGSYNAKISDFGLAKLGPSASQSHVTTRVMGTYGYAAPEYVATGHLYVKSDVYGFGVVLVEILTGLRALDSNRPSGQHNLTEWVKPYLHDRRKLKGIMDSRLEGKFPSKAAFRIAQLSLKCLASEPKQRPSMKEVLESLERIQAANEKPVEPKLRSNHTRQAHQAVHHRSPLKDGSY from the exons ATGGTCCattacttttgcttttgctgcACACATACATGTCCATTCCATCCCATAGGTTCAGCCAAAGCTAATTTCAATTATTGGACCCAAAAGAGCGAAGACCAGGAGGCAGCACCAAGGTCTGGTCTTCACCGATCGAAGGAGCCACAAAATTGTTCTTTCGGCACCGTTTCAATGGGAAACTGCTGGGGTTCTCAGCCTCACAGCGAGGTAACCCCAACAACCACCGGTAACCTTAGTACAG CCACGCCGGCGACATCTCAGACCATCAGCGGCAGCTATACTACTACCACAACCACAACTACTACTACTTCTGGAAGTGGGAACAGCTCCGTAAATAGCAAGTTCTCAGTGTCAAGCGATGATCAACCTTATCCAACTGGACAGATCTTACCCACCTCTAATTTGAGGATTTTCTCCTTTGCCGACTTGAAAGCTGCAACTAGGAATTTCAGGGCTGATACGGTTCTTGGAGAGGGAGGTTTTGGAAAAGTCTTCAAGGGTTGGCTTGAAGAGAAGGGCGCGTCAAAGGGTGGAAGCGGAACAGTCATTGCCGTCAAAAAACTCAACTCTGAAAGCTTACAAGGAATTGAAGAGTGGCGG TCCGAAGTAAACTTTCTTGGTCGTCTTTCCCATCCTAATCTTGTTAAACTGTTGGGATACTGTTTGGAGGAGACGGAACTTCTTCTGGTGTATGAGTTCATGCAAAAAGGAAGTTTGGAAAATCATCTATTTGGAA GAGGTTCTGCCGTTCAACCACTTCCTTGGGACATCAGGCTTAAGATAGCAATTGGAGCAGCTCGTGGTCTTGCATTCTTGCATACATCCGAGAAAGTAATTTACAGAGATTTCAAAGCCTCAAATATCTTGCTTGATGGG TCTTATAACGCGAAGATATCTGATTTTGGCTTGGCAAAGTTGGGTCCTTCAGCTAGTCAATCTCACGTGACAACAAGGGTGATGGGCACATACGGTTATGCAGCTCCTGAATATGTAGCCACAG GGCATCTATATGTGAAAAGTGATGTATACGGGTTTGGAGTTGTTTTGGTGGAAATACTAACAGGGCTACGAGCACTTGATTCGAACCGTCCAAGTGGGCAACATAATCTAACAGAGTGGGTGAAACCATACCTGCATGACAGAAGAAAGTTGAAGGGCATTATGGATTCTCGATTGGAAGGAAAGTTTCCATCGAAAGCTGCATTCCGTATAGCTCAGCTTTCTTTGAAATGTCTTGCATCTGAACCCAAACAACGGCCATCAATGAAGGAGGTTTTGGAGAGTTTGGAGCGAATTCAAGCTGCCAATGAAAAGCCTGTGGAGCCTAAATTACGATCTAATCATACTCGTCAAGCCCACCAGGCTGTGCACCATCGTTCTCCACTTAAAGACGGTAGTTACTAG